GCCTCGGAGACATCGCCAAGGCGGCAAACGTCTCCCGCATGACCGTATCCATGGCATTGCGAAATCACCCTGCAATCCGCCTGGAAGTTCGCAGAAAGATTGCCAAGATTGCAAATGAGCTTGGCTACATCCCTGACGCAAGAATGGCGCACCGCATGGAGAAAGTCAGGGAGTCCAAGAAGCGCGAATATGTTCCGATTGCCTGGATCGATCAAAACGAGGAGGAAGGCCTCTGGCGCAGCCGACCTTGTCTTAGCCCTTACCTGAATGGTGCCAAAGAACAGTGCGAACAACTTGGGTATCAGCTACAAGAGTTTCGACTCAAGGACGTAGGCATGTCCACGAGACGCCTTTCTCAGATACTTTTCAACCGCGGCATTCAGGGGATCATCGTGGCCCCTCCCAATTCCGTCTTCATGACGAGCCTGGATTTGAACTGGGATCGTTATGCCGCCGTAACCTTTGGGAAGTCACTCGCTACACCTCGTCTACATTGCGTAGTGCAGGATATTTATTATAACATGATGCTGAGCCTGAGACTCCTGCACCGGGTCGGCTATAGGCGTATCGGTGTCCTACTACAGGCTCAGGCAAATAGGCGCTCCCGTCATCTCCAGCAGGCAGCCGTCGGTTACTTTCATTCTACGCTGCCCAAGGAAGAAATCGTTCCACCCTTGGAGCATGATTACGAGCACATCATTGGGGGAGAACATGACTATACTCGCGTTGTCGGTGAGAAATTCCCCGATTGGCTAAAAAAGTATCGCCCCGATGTAATTGTGGGAGAGGATAGCCGACTCATTGAGTGGCTCGGTAAAGAAGGCTATCGGGTCCCTGAAGATATCGGCGTTGTTCATTTATCGCTGGATGACGATTGCCTGGATTGGGCAGGTATCTTTTCCAAGAAGCACAAGATCGGCGCGGCTGCGGCCAATACAGTGATCTCACTGGTGCAGAACCATCAATTTGGTCCGCCCGAAGATCCGATGGAAATTACGATCCAAGGCCTATCCCAGTCTGGAAAAACTCTTTTGGTCCCGAAACCCCAATAACACCAGAGCCATCTAACGATTTAAAAACGTTTACCGGCACTGGGGCTCCTGGCTGCTTGGACTTCAGCTCACCGAGCATTTCCTAGTGCCTTTGCTATAATATGGCTCCAACTCAGGGAACCACAGGCATCAACGGTTATCTCTTAACTCTCGGGTGAAAGTCTCTTAATCGTGTAAGTATGCGCAACAGGCTTGTTGAGGGAATAAATGCGATCAAAAAGAGGCTGTATCTCTTTTAGCATGTCACCCTGCTTGGGCTTTATTTTGATATAATCTTTATAAAGATTAATGTAATAGTTACGGTATGCGCTGTCGGTATCTTCAAGTCTGGATATTTCATTTTCTAAGCACTTGATTCGGTCATCTATCGTAGGATCAGTAAGATTGTCAAAGAGCGATCCGTGCTCAACTTTAGCGATGTTACGCAGTTGCTTAGTAAGGTCAGCATAAGCGTAAACGGCATTTTTAACTGCAACTGCCTGCCTGTATTGAGGAGTCTTTTCATTTACAGCTAAATTGACACCGGCAGCAAATATGTCCGCACTGCCGTAAAGCACAGGCTCCCCATCAATGGACAGCTCGTAATCACCTTTCTTAAGTCCTGAGACCGTCAGCACCTCCTGATTCAGGTCTTCTGTGAACGGAACCAGTTCCAAAGCATATTGTGCGTCGCGACTAACTGGAAAGGGGAGCGCTTTAGCCAAACAGGTAAACGAAATGCCATCATCAGTCTTCGAGCACTGCGTGACATCACAGTTCTCTTCTTTCATTATACTTGGCTGGGTGGCATCAATATTGACTGTCGACACAATCGGGCTGACGCCCTGTGCCTTGAGAATGAGATAGGCCATGACAAGGTGCCCCACAGCCCTTGGGTGTACGCGATCCGGCCCGATCAACGTAAAGTCAGGATGGTCCTTTTGCTCCTCAATATTGATTCGCTCCATCTCGCCTGTTATGTCGATAAACTCAGCATCGTACTTGTCCGCAATGGCCTTGATCTTTGGCGAGAAGCTCTTGATTGCCTCGTTTACGCCAACCATTCGCGCTCGTGCCTGTGTGCCAGTTTCATCGACGGGCGTAAGTGTGATCAGCGTTGGACGTACTCCATTCTCTGTTAGCATTTTAACTAAACCATCCATACTCTCCAAATGTGAGTCGATGCGCCTTTCTTTTTCATTTTCTTCGACGCTACCATTGTCTTCGTATAGCCAATAACCAATGTCATTCAGGCCTATGTTGACCGTGGCTCGGTTGGGGTTGAATGGCTTAATGTCCCAATCAAAACGCTTAAGGACTCCAGATGCTGAATCACCTGCAACGCCAAAATTGCGCGAGACGATGTCCTTATAGGGGTAGCGAGTGGCATAAAAGGTTTGCAGCTGCCAATGGTACGTACCGGCATGAGTGATACTCGCTCCAATAAATGCGATACGATCGCCATCCTCAAATGGGGTAGCACTGCTGCCAAACGTAGCCAAGGACAACCCTAGGCAAGCTAGTATAATACTAGATATTTTTTTCATACTTCCATGTTTTATTCTTAAATATCTAATGGACATGGCCTTGCGGCATATTAATCCGTCCATGGCGGCACTAATACAGCGATTAGACCCGAACGGATCAACAAGCATTCTACTTTATATAAAACTCACCTCGACCATACGCCTGCAACACACCCAGGCTTTTCGCGTAGAAAGAAATCCCAACCGTACAACCATCAACCCAAGGCTCGGCCCGGCGTTGACTCCCTCAAGCACCTATATCAACCCTACTGGCTAACGAATCACCGTGGCTCACATCGGGTAACTCGACCAAGACCGCTGCTGCCGCGTCCTTGTTCTGGTCGTGAGTCAGTGTTGTAAGGATCGTCTGCCCTTCAGAGGTTTCGTTCAAGTACCGCACCTCTAATTTCTGCCTTTCGGCGGTCAGCCTTGCTGTGATTCCTGAGGTTTCGACGGACGCGTTTGCTGTTTTGGTGGAGAAGATCGGCGACGGACTGCTTCAGCGCTCGAATTGAGGGCTGCGAGAGCTTGAGTCGACCTGTGGGCCATTGGTTTTGGTTGGATGATTGGCCGATCCAGAGATTACAGATTTCCACG
This genomic interval from Ruficoccus sp. ZRK36 contains the following:
- a CDS encoding SGNH/GDSL hydrolase family protein; translation: MKKISSIILACLGLSLATFGSSATPFEDGDRIAFIGASITHAGTYHWQLQTFYATRYPYKDIVSRNFGVAGDSASGVLKRFDWDIKPFNPNRATVNIGLNDIGYWLYEDNGSVEENEKERRIDSHLESMDGLVKMLTENGVRPTLITLTPVDETGTQARARMVGVNEAIKSFSPKIKAIADKYDAEFIDITGEMERINIEEQKDHPDFTLIGPDRVHPRAVGHLVMAYLILKAQGVSPIVSTVNIDATQPSIMKEENCDVTQCSKTDDGISFTCLAKALPFPVSRDAQYALELVPFTEDLNQEVLTVSGLKKGDYELSIDGEPVLYGSADIFAAGVNLAVNEKTPQYRQAVAVKNAVYAYADLTKQLRNIAKVEHGSLFDNLTDPTIDDRIKCLENEISRLEDTDSAYRNYYINLYKDYIKIKPKQGDMLKEIQPLFDRIYSLNKPVAHTYTIKRLSPES
- a CDS encoding LacI family DNA-binding transcriptional regulator, with the protein product MPQKKDVMKEKSGKPVSLGDIAKAANVSRMTVSMALRNHPAIRLEVRRKIAKIANELGYIPDARMAHRMEKVRESKKREYVPIAWIDQNEEEGLWRSRPCLSPYLNGAKEQCEQLGYQLQEFRLKDVGMSTRRLSQILFNRGIQGIIVAPPNSVFMTSLDLNWDRYAAVTFGKSLATPRLHCVVQDIYYNMMLSLRLLHRVGYRRIGVLLQAQANRRSRHLQQAAVGYFHSTLPKEEIVPPLEHDYEHIIGGEHDYTRVVGEKFPDWLKKYRPDVIVGEDSRLIEWLGKEGYRVPEDIGVVHLSLDDDCLDWAGIFSKKHKIGAAAANTVISLVQNHQFGPPEDPMEITIQGLSQSGKTLLVPKPQ